One Aegilops tauschii subsp. strangulata cultivar AL8/78 chromosome 7, Aet v6.0, whole genome shotgun sequence genomic window carries:
- the LOC109761339 gene encoding thiosulfate sulfurtransferase 16, chloroplastic isoform X2, producing the protein MASEYSFARGVSLPAHRPPLAFTSYRLRHGAAVARANRRVVAARAARPVSVGAARRMPGSVRYGGAGVAALRVEEAGVAVPPSVPVRVAYELQLAGHRYLDVRTEGEFAGGHPAGAVNVPYMYSTGSGMAKNSHFVEQVSAIFRKDDEIIVGCQSGKRSLMAAAELCSAGFTAVTDIAGGYSTWRENGLPVNGR; encoded by the exons ATGGCGTCCGAGTACTCCTTTGCCCGAGGCGTCTCCCTCCCCGCGCACCGGCCGCCCCTCGCCTTCACCTCCTACAG GCTGCGGCACGGTGCCGCCGTCGCGAGGGCGAACCGCCGGGTCGTCGCAGCCAGAGCGGCGAGGCCGGTCTCAGTGGGCGCCGCCAGGAGGATGCCCGGCTCAGTCAG ATACGGCGGCGCCGGGGTAGCGGCGTTgcgggtggaggaggcgggggtgGCCGTGCCACCGTCGGTGCCGGTGCGCGTCGCCTACGAGCTGCAGCTGGCCGGCCACCGCTATCTTGACGTCAG AACGGAGGGCGAGTTCGCCGGCGGGCATCCGGCAGGAGCGGTGAACGTCCCCTACATGTACAGCACCGGCTCAG GAATGGCGAAGAACTCGCACTTTGTCGAGCAAGTGTCGGCTATCTTCCGCAAGGACGATGAGATCATCGTC GGATGCCAAAGTGGCAAGAGGTCTCTCATGGCAGCAGCCGAACTCTGCTCCGCT GGCTTCACTGCCGTGACCGACATCGCCGGAGGGTATTCGACTTGGAGAGAGAACGGGCTGCCGGTCAATGGACGGTGA
- the LOC109761339 gene encoding uncharacterized protein isoform X1 gives MASEYSFARGVSLPAHRPPLAFTSYRLRHGAAVARANRRVVAARAARPVSVGAARRMPGSVRYGGAGVAALRVEEAGVAVPPSVPVRVAYELQLAGHRYLDVRTEGEFAGGHPAGAVNVPYMYSTGSGMAKNSHFVEQVSAIFRKDDEIIVVRLPLALNVFSSFFFQFRKLRLPISGMPKWQEVSHGSSRTLLRWLHCRDRHRRRVFDLERERAAGQWTVTSRPEPL, from the exons ATGGCGTCCGAGTACTCCTTTGCCCGAGGCGTCTCCCTCCCCGCGCACCGGCCGCCCCTCGCCTTCACCTCCTACAG GCTGCGGCACGGTGCCGCCGTCGCGAGGGCGAACCGCCGGGTCGTCGCAGCCAGAGCGGCGAGGCCGGTCTCAGTGGGCGCCGCCAGGAGGATGCCCGGCTCAGTCAG ATACGGCGGCGCCGGGGTAGCGGCGTTgcgggtggaggaggcgggggtgGCCGTGCCACCGTCGGTGCCGGTGCGCGTCGCCTACGAGCTGCAGCTGGCCGGCCACCGCTATCTTGACGTCAG AACGGAGGGCGAGTTCGCCGGCGGGCATCCGGCAGGAGCGGTGAACGTCCCCTACATGTACAGCACCGGCTCAG GAATGGCGAAGAACTCGCACTTTGTCGAGCAAGTGTCGGCTATCTTCCGCAAGGACGATGAGATCATCGTCGTACGTTTGCCACTGGCCCTAAAcgttttctcttcttttttctttCAGTTCAGAAAACTTCGTTTGCCAATTTCAGGGATGCCAAAGTGGCAAGAGGTCTCTCATGGCAGCAGCCGAACTCTGCTCCGCT GGCTTCACTGCCGTGACCGACATCGCCGGAGGGTATTCGACTTGGAGAGAGAACGGGCTGCCGGTCAATGGACGGTGACATCGCGGCCTGAACCATTATAA